The proteins below are encoded in one region of Labeo rohita strain BAU-BD-2019 chromosome 15, IGBB_LRoh.1.0, whole genome shotgun sequence:
- the akap1b gene encoding A kinase (PRKA) anchor protein 1b → MPLRFRSFVPYTLPGVLALIGWWWYISRKKERITSHDSEEGSVMGLRTSPGEGSNGMVDKSCPTASSTHRRTSRDKVKAKEHRPVEQEVVAEIHTPVLKATTGEALGAPPVVLASGQLSAPQSGTKSVPPQSHPETTTPVSSSTPTKTVEESTHHKGPEAAIGSKPSSQLPPDLASTGSIKKHVENQPLTKQRPAELAKAERPEPEGEVATKTTALTCTQNLPADISKDELVSATEAEAVLLETCSPKTPLTLTSFPNSTSTPLSESSTEARHHENGDLGLPAETSPDMQELQRLAAGLITEVISAATQEVMAVSSCESRYSEGSEASNSSTPAVNGKEVESCAPPESVENAESRAVQIAEDLVNGCLAPSLWKMPENEKERGSLTVPSGEQLESTPVLAKLQAEEALVEDSGCSTCQSEDGVSSEDLHSTGLSSNVSESKEDLIQISGTCRASESHGDGLQESLALTAPQESPLTAENVATVCEAARLNGTGFRNGAASEVEADQSGGSDVNSMDSVDSCSTLGAGDSQLSGSQTCQSQSSELIVWEIEVPKHLVGRLIGKQGRYVSFLKQSSGAKIYISTLPYTQEFQICHIEGTQQQVDKALALIGKKFKDLDLTNLYAPPPPPLTLPSLPMTSWLLLPNGVTVEVIVVNIVSAGHVFVQQHTHPTYHALRSLDQQMFLCYSQPGTPPLPSPVEVGVICAAPAVDGAWWRAQVISFYKDSTEVEIRYVDYGGYDRVKIDTLRQIRSDFVTLPFQGTEVLLDNIAPLPGEDRFSAEANSALEEMTRGVPLLAQVTNYDNNTGLPLVHMWNMVGEELVLLNRTLAERGYGTWVDSF, encoded by the exons ATGCCACTGAGGTTCCGGTCCTTTGTTCCGTATACGCTTCCTGGAGTGCTGGCGCTCATAGGCTGGTGGTGGTACATCTCCCGCAAGAAAGAGCGAATCACCAGCCACGACAGTGAGGAGGGGTCAGTTATGGGCTTGCGAACCTCCCCTGGCGAGGGCAGCAATGGGATGGTTGACAAGAGCTGCCCCACGGCTAGCAGCACACACCGCAGAACCAGCCGAGACAAAGTCAAGGCCAAAGAGCACAGACCTGTTGAGCAGGAAGTTGTAGCGGAGATTCACACGCCAGTGCTAAAAGCCACTACAGGGGAGGCTCTCGGCGCCCCTCCAGTTGTGTTGGCCAGTGGACAGCTAAGCGCTCCTCAGAGCGGTACAAAATCAGTCCCCCCACAAAGCCACCCAGAGACAACAACTCCCGTGTCATCGTCAACCCCAACAAAAACAGTGGAGGAGAGCACTCATCACAAAGGACCGGAGGCTGCCATTGGCAGCAAGCCTTCAAGCCAGTTACCGCCAGATCTAGCAAGCACTGGTTCAATCAAGAAGCACGTCGAAAACCAACCACTAACTAAGCAGCGTCCCGCAGAGCTAGCCAAAGCAGAGCGACCTGAACCTGAGGGAGAGGTGGCCACTAAAACCACAGCACTGACTTGCACTCAGAATCTCCCGGCTGACATTTCAAAAGATGAGCTGGTCTCCGCTACAGAGGCCGAGGCTGTCCTACTGGAGACCTGCAGCCCGAAAACTCCACTGACTCTGACCTCGTTCCCCAACTCCACCAGCACACCCCTTTCAGAAAGCTCCACGGAGGCTCGGCACCATGAAAACGGAGACCTGGGCTTGCCGGCCGAGACCAGTCCAGACATGCAGGAGCTCCAGCGTCTCGCGGCGGGGCTGATCACTGAGGTCATCTCGGCAGCCACCCAGGAGGTCATGGCGGTCAGCAGCTGTGAGTCCCGGTACAGCGAGGGCTCTGAAGCGTCCAACAGCAGCACACCGGCTGTAAATGGTAAGGAAGTGGAATCGTGCGCTCCTCCGGAGAGTGTGGAAAACGCAGAGTCACGGGCGGTGCAGATAGCGGAAGACCTCGTCAACGGTTGTCTGGCGCCTTCGCTCTGGAAGATGCCGGAGAATGAGAAGGAAAGAGGCTCGCTGACTGTGCCGTCTGGGGAACAGTTGGAGTCCACGCCGGTTCTGGCCAAGCTGCAGGCGGAGGAAGCTCTGGTGGAAGACTCGGGATGTAGCACGTGCCAGTCCGAGGATGGCGTCAGCAGCGAGGATCTCCACAGCACAGGGTTGTCCTCGAACGTGTCTGAGAGTAAAGAGGACCTCATTCAGATTTCAGGGACTTGTAGGGCCTCAGAAAGTCATGGAGATGGACTGCAGGAGAGTCTTGCTCTAACTGCCCCTCAGGAGTCCCCGCTCACCGCAGAAAACGTGGCTACGGTTTGCGAGGCAGCACGGTTGAATGGGACAGGTTTTAGGAATGGCGCCGCTAGTGAGGTAGAAGCTGACCAATCAGGAG GTTCAGATGTGAATAGCATGGATTCAGTGGACAGCTGTTCGACCTTGGGGGCGGGAGACAGCCAGCTGAGTGGCAGCCAGACCTGTCAGTCACAGAGCTCTGAGCTTATTGTGTGGGAGATTGAGGTGCCAAAG CATCTCGTGGGACGGCTAATCGGCAAACAAGGGAGATACGTGAGCTTCCTGAAGCAGAGCTCTGGTGCTAAGATTTACATTTCAACCTTGCCTTACACTCAAGAGTTTCAGATCTGCCATATAGAGG GAACCCAGCAGCAGGTAGATAAGGCCCTGGCCTTGATTGGGAAGAAGTTCAAAGACTTGGACCTGACCAACTTGTATGCTCCACCTCCCCCACCGCTAACGCTGCCCTCTCTACCCATGACTTCCTGG CTTTTGTTGCCCAATGGGGTGACAGTGGAGGTGATCGTGGTGAACATTGTATCAGCCGGTCACGTATTTGTCCAGCAGCACACTCACCCTACATATCACGCCCTGCGCAGTTTGGACCAGCAGATGTTCCTTTGCTATTCACAGCCCGGCACGCCCCCCCTGCCATCGCCTGTTGAAG TTGGAGTGATTTGTGCGGCCCCAGCTGTAGATGGAGCCTGGTGGCGAGCGCAAGTTATTTCCTTCTACAAAGATTCAACTGAAGTGGAAATCCGATATGTTGATTACGGAGGCTACGACAGAGTCAAGATTGACACCCTTCGACAGATCAG GTCAGACTTTGTGACGCTACCGTTCCAAGGAACAGAAGTGTTATTGGACAACATTGCCCCACTTCcag GAGAGGATCGGTTCTCAGCGGAGGCCAATTCTGCGCTGGAAGAGATGACAAGAGGGGTTCCATTGCTGGCACAA GTCACCAACTACGACAATAATACAGGACTTCCTTTAGTACACATGTGGAACATGGTGGGAGAGGAG ctGGTCCTGCTCAACCGCACTTTGGCAGAGCGAGGTTATGGCACCTGGGTGGACAGTTTCTGA